One Halovivax ruber XH-70 genomic region harbors:
- a CDS encoding lysylphosphatidylglycerol synthase transmembrane domain-containing protein, with product MDDGPPESNGETARSDAEWSLSTAARRYGPLFGTLLVGIGLVLAARNVDGGELLATISLADPAILATAGALYAASWPLRGRRYGDVLSPMGHRAGTTVLTAAVFVSQSANLVFPARAGDAVRAYVVNRKEDVPYSTGVASLAVERLFDLATITVLAGVAVGWLLLGGTVEPASTFAGTGGSQPVLLAAATVSTATVGACLVVITAAWTPAGRRISARLRTAAEHSARLAPVLAWVRKVGLDVGRVAGNPRSLLIVGSTSLLIWLVDVATAIMVLVALDSGLGGGSLLVVGTLAVSVGNLAKVLPLTQGGVGLYEAAFTALVVGLTPIGAGTALAAAVLDHALKNGITVVGGGAAAAVLGLSIGDVRATAAAPEDRHTF from the coding sequence ATGGACGACGGTCCGCCCGAATCGAACGGAGAGACCGCTCGGTCGGACGCCGAGTGGTCGCTTTCGACAGCGGCACGTCGCTACGGACCGCTTTTCGGCACGTTACTCGTCGGTATCGGACTGGTGCTCGCCGCGCGGAACGTCGACGGCGGCGAGCTCCTCGCCACGATCTCGCTCGCCGATCCGGCAATTCTGGCGACCGCCGGCGCCCTGTACGCCGCCTCCTGGCCGCTCCGTGGACGCCGATACGGCGACGTGCTGTCGCCGATGGGCCACCGGGCGGGGACGACAGTGCTCACGGCCGCCGTCTTCGTCAGTCAATCGGCGAACCTCGTGTTCCCGGCACGGGCGGGCGACGCCGTTCGTGCGTACGTCGTGAACAGAAAGGAAGACGTTCCCTACAGCACGGGCGTCGCCTCGCTGGCCGTCGAACGGCTCTTCGACCTGGCGACGATCACGGTCCTCGCCGGGGTCGCGGTCGGATGGCTGCTCCTCGGCGGCACGGTCGAACCGGCGAGCACGTTCGCCGGCACCGGGGGATCGCAACCGGTCCTGCTCGCCGCCGCGACCGTGAGCACTGCGACGGTCGGAGCCTGTCTCGTCGTGATAACGGCGGCATGGACGCCGGCCGGTCGACGGATTTCGGCACGACTGCGGACGGCTGCTGAACACTCCGCGCGCCTGGCACCTGTTCTCGCGTGGGTGCGCAAGGTTGGCCTCGACGTGGGACGCGTCGCGGGGAACCCGCGGTCGCTCCTGATCGTGGGATCGACGAGTCTGCTGATCTGGCTGGTCGACGTGGCCACCGCGATCATGGTGCTCGTCGCCCTCGACAGTGGCCTCGGGGGCGGTTCGTTGCTAGTCGTCGGAACACTGGCAGTCAGTGTCGGAAACCTGGCGAAGGTCTTACCGCTCACCCAGGGCGGCGTCGGCCTCTACGAGGCCGCGTTCACCGCACTCGTCGTCGGGCTCACACCAATCGGTGCAGGGACGGCGCTGGCCGCGGCCGTCCTCGACCACGCGCTGAAAAACGGAATCACGGTGGTCGGTGGTGGGGCCGCAGCGGCCGTCCTCGGCCTCTCGATCGGAGACGTTCGGGCAACTGCGGCAGCACCCGAGGACCGGCACACTTTTTAG